One part of the Caproiciproducens sp. CPB-2 genome encodes these proteins:
- the tsf gene encoding translation elongation factor Ts produces MAFTAKDVAALREKTGCGMMDCKKALEASNGDMDAAIDFLREKGLAAATKKAGRIAAEGVAFACLNEEGTVGVDIEVNAETDFVAKNADFQHFVKVCADTVIESNPADVEALLQCKASGSDQTVDAMLKDKILTIGENIKIRRFKRFEGVVAAYIHAAGKIGVLVKFDTSAEIAAKEEFKEYAKNIAMQIAAISPQYLDQKSVPADVVEHEKTILKEQIINDGKPAAIADKIVTGRLGKFFKEICLLDQAYVKDGDLSVQQYTEATAKELGGSISIVDYVRFEKGEGLEKREDNFAEEIASMVK; encoded by the coding sequence ATGGCTTTTACAGCTAAAGATGTTGCAGCGCTTCGTGAGAAGACCGGCTGCGGGATGATGGACTGCAAAAAAGCGCTGGAAGCATCCAATGGAGACATGGATGCCGCGATCGACTTTTTAAGAGAGAAAGGCCTTGCGGCCGCTACGAAAAAGGCGGGTCGTATTGCAGCCGAAGGCGTTGCTTTTGCATGCCTGAATGAGGAAGGAACCGTCGGTGTGGACATCGAGGTCAACGCCGAAACCGACTTTGTTGCGAAGAATGCGGATTTCCAGCACTTCGTAAAGGTCTGTGCGGATACGGTCATCGAGTCCAATCCTGCCGATGTGGAGGCTTTGCTTCAGTGCAAAGCAAGCGGTTCGGATCAGACGGTCGACGCGATGCTCAAGGATAAGATCCTGACCATCGGTGAGAACATTAAGATTCGTCGTTTCAAGCGTTTTGAAGGCGTGGTTGCAGCCTATATCCATGCAGCCGGAAAAATCGGCGTTCTTGTTAAATTCGATACTTCCGCGGAAATTGCGGCCAAGGAAGAGTTTAAGGAGTACGCGAAGAATATCGCCATGCAGATTGCGGCCATCAGCCCGCAGTACCTCGATCAGAAATCGGTTCCCGCCGATGTTGTTGAACATGAGAAGACCATTCTGAAAGAGCAGATTATCAACGATGGCAAACCTGCTGCAATTGCTGATAAGATTGTTACCGGAAGACTTGGAAAGTTCTTTAAGGAAATCTGCCTTTTGGATCAGGCCTATGTCAAAGACGGCGATCTTTCCGTGCAGCAGTACACGGAGGCTACCGCAAAAGAGCTTGGCGGCTCCATTTCGATTGTAGATTATGTCCGCTTTGAAAAGGGCGAAGGCCTTGAGAAGCGCGAGGATAATTTTGCAGAAGAAATCGCCAGCATGGTTAAGTAA